CGGCGCTCGACGCGCTGGAACCCGACCTGGTGATCAACACCGGCGACAACCTCGCCCATCAGGCGGCGGTGCCCTCGGTGTTGCGTGCGCTGGGGCCGCTGCTGAATCGGCGGGGCGCCTTCGTCTTCGGCAGCAACGACTACTACGCGCCGAAGCCGAAGAATCCCGCGCGCTACCTGCTGCCCAGCAGCAAGACCAAGCGGATTCACGGGGTGCCGTTGCCGTGGCGCGACCTTCGTGCGGCGCTCACCGAGCGCGGTTGGCTCGACCTGACCCATAAGCGGCGCACCTTCAGCGTGCAGGGCAGCACCGTGGTCGCGGCGGGCGTCGACGACCCGCATCTGCGCCGGGATCGCTACGACGACATCGCAGGCATTCCCGATCCGAAGGCCCGGCTTCGACTCGGCGTGACCCACTCGCCGGAGCCGAGGGTGCTCGACGCCTTCGCCGCCGACGGCTACGACCTGGTGCTCGCCGGCCATACGCACGGCGGCCAGCTACGGATTCCCGGCTACGGGGCGCTCGTGACCAACTGCGGGATCGACCGGTCCCGGGCGCGTGGCGTCTCGCGCTGGGGCGCACACACCTGGCTCAACGTCTCGGCTGGCCTGGGCACCTCGCCCTACGCCCCCGCGCGCTTCGCCTGCAGGCCGGAGGCGA
This Actinoalloteichus hymeniacidonis DNA region includes the following protein-coding sequences:
- a CDS encoding metallophosphoesterase, producing the protein MNTIGRTLIGTAALGVATLGYAVGIERRAWALRHATLPVLSPGARPMRVLHISDLHMMPNQQSKQRWVAALDALEPDLVINTGDNLAHQAAVPSVLRALGPLLNRRGAFVFGSNDYYAPKPKNPARYLLPSSKTKRIHGVPLPWRDLRAALTERGWLDLTHKRRTFSVQGSTVVAAGVDDPHLRRDRYDDIAGIPDPKARLRLGVTHSPEPRVLDAFAADGYDLVLAGHTHGGQLRIPGYGALVTNCGIDRSRARGVSRWGAHTWLNVSAGLGTSPYAPARFACRPEASLLTLVPRESDDRPSSRGTQVPAGFGAGQDIS